Part of the Candidozyma auris chromosome 4, complete sequence genome, TGGATGTCATTGTGACCCGTCCTCTTATTTCAAAATTCCATTGGGTCACTACTAACTGAGAACCTATTGAACTTTTTAATGTTTTGCCTCTAAAAAGCACTTTTATATAGTGAAGTAGTCACCAAGAAAACGTAAATCTCTTTTGTAAGGTGCACTACGCTGACCCACTTTGTTGAAATATCAAATCATAGGAGTCCTAAAGCTACTTCCTTAGGGTAAAGTACTTGCCAGACCAACTATGGCATCGTATTCAAGTGTTTCTCGTGTGATACAACATTGGTTGGTTAAGCCCCGAAATTAATGGCTTCGAATGCTTTCAATGTCCATATACTTAAAAATTGTGTACTTTTACCGGAATCAACTCTATGACGCCGAACCAATAAACATTaacgagaaatcaaagccACAATAGGCGTACCAGTCCTTTTGATACTTCCAAGTCACTAGTACGATGTGTGTATGAAGTCCCCAGTGAGCGATGCGAGTAGATAATGTTCTGTTAATTCGAAAATTTATTTCTTGACTAACAGCCTACCTCGATCGTCTTCTGAATCACATCTTCACAAGCTTATGTCTTCACAATTCACTGTGCTTTAGACTGCCCTGGTTAACAGGCATCGCGTTTTAAGGAGTCGCGACAGACGCGCACATCTCTCCAGTTTGCAAAGTTTCTTCACTTCTGTCTTCTACAACGAAGAAATAAAaacgtcttcaaaaatcagAATTCCACAAAATCCTCGGGAAAACTACCgaagtcaattgcaaaggCATCAAACACGTGAAAATTTTCGATATTGGGTTAATAATCCTTCCCTGGGGTCCCCTTCCACTTACAGAGTCCAAATCCTCATCCACGCTAGAGGTACTGGTGCTCACTTCAACCACGTCTTCACTGATCCTTGTTACAACtttcatcaccaccacttGCCATGATTCCGCCTTCGACGCCGCCACGAAAAACTGTGGCCATGCAGCCTGTGACGCCTTCTTCGTCGAGGTGCCACAAAAAACATTCCCGATCTCGCCCTGCCACGTCTCCCTTCCTCACGCCTCGAAGTTCTAGAAAGCACGCTGCAGACGTGATCATTCCGTCTCCCAAGAACCCGCTTGTAAACTTTCTACCCACGCCGCTGACGGTTGGGCGTGGACGGAAAAACTTGAACTTTGGCGTGGCGATACCGCCCTCGTCGAAATCGAGAAACCTCACGGCTGCTCTTGAGGCACTCAGTGAGCCAAAGGAGGCTCTTCCTGTTGAGCAACCAGCAACCTCACCTCCAAGGCCTTCGACTCCTGAGCAGCAGATCGTGCACGAGGCGTCAACACCTTGCAGCTCGGGCTTGGGTATTTTACATTCTGACGACAGCAGCATTCAAGTTGTGGATGTGGGCTTTCTCAAACGCATACCTCGTAAGAAACTTCCGAACCCATTTCTAGAGCTGGACTCGTCAAGGCCCACAAGTGTAAGGAGTGATGTCGATTTAGCCACTCAGATGGAGCTTGTCAATCACAGAACGGGAGAGAGAAAGGTGCGTACGTTGCTGGAGGAGCAACGGAAATTCAAGCCTCGCAAGCTAGATTTCACGCTGGCAGTGAAACAACCGGTGAAGGTGAACTATAATGTGACTAATAAGTTTGTTACTAAGAACATGGGAAAGGCGTTTACTTTGGAGGACACTAACAAGCTGGGCTTCAGTATTTTCAGTGATGGCGACTCATCTAGTTAGCAAATGTAACGAAACGAATTATTTATTAACAATAAACGCTACGCCTCGCGATATTTCTTGATATTGTCCCACGCCAAAGAATTGGCGTTGGGTAGTTTGACAACTTCGATCTGATTGAGCACCTCGGGCATCTGCTTGTCGGGATACGTGGCCAAGTATCTAATAGGCTTGCTAATTTGCGACACTGGGTCCGCCAGGTCTCCACGTAGCTCAAGAGGCAACTTTTGCATTATCTCCACATGGTCTGTAGGTAAGGTGAACCTCTCAGTTAAGTTAGGCTTTGTGAGTTCGGCAAGTTCCTTGGATGGCTGCGGTGGCAATCCTCCCAGTGCTTCGGCTTCTTCCCTTGCTTTCTTGAATTCCGCAAGCAATTCttcctttctcttcatttgtCTTGTTTCCTTTTCTATCAGGTAAAGTTTTTCGAAATCGATCATGCGGAACTTATAGTAGCTTGCCCATGTTTCCTGAGACACTTCCCTGTAAGAATTGGCAAGAACATTAAATAAAACAGTACTGTGAAGCACTTCCAAGTTAGTGAAGTCTTCAGTGAATTGACGTTGCCGGTTCACCACAACCTCGAGGTTTTCAGGAGAATAGCATTCATGTATCAACCCCTTGACAGGACGATTGAATCTCCTTTTCATTGGTTTTCGGACTTTATGCGCGGGTAGATGAGTTACCGCATTTGAAGATGGGGCGTTCTCCTTGCTGAACATCCGTATCTTATTGATTTTATTCACCAAAGCAGCGTCCTTATAGTTACCCGATCCTGGCCCTCTATAGGATTTGTAGTAGTAATACTTGGAATGGAGGGCTTCTTGATCATTGTTCAAAAGTAGCTGCTGCACCTGCTTGGATACCTTGTGGTCAGCAAATTTTAGCTGCAACTTGCCAAGGTGTGGTCGCTGAGCGTTTAAAAGGGCTGCCTGTTGCATCGAGTTCATCAGTCCACTCGTCACAAAATAGTTGGGAACTCTACATAGAGGGCCCACCAGAAACTCTGGAATTGTGCCATTTCCGGGAAGAATATTCTCAGAAACGTCAAGAGAGTTTGGGTCGACACTTCCCACCTGACGCTTAGACCTTCCTAGAGGTTTCCTGCCAGAGTCTCCTTTCTCGTTGACATCAGCATCGGTACCTGGGTTGAAGTTAGCGTAGTTATTGTTTCTGATGATAAGCTCACGCTCCAGAGCGCTAAGTGAACTTCCGTAGACCCTCTTATAGGTTCCCTCATGTTTGTAGACCTGCAACTTCGTGAGGGGAGTCAAAGTAAGGAAAGTAGCGTGATCTTTTCGTAGGGAAGATTCCACATGTCCGTACAGAGGGAAGACCTGGGAGACGGTAATATGGTCCTCGTCGTTGGCTGGTATCATGAGTTTTTCAGGAGATTCGGTATTTTGCACGATCGAATCCTCTCCTACCAAGACATCGACATTCTCAATTATTGAATATAGGAATCGAAATGGTATGTAGAATTGTTGCTTGTCAGCGTCATTTGATGAAAGTAAGCCTTCCGCAAGAAGCAGCTCATTAAGCGATTGTGTTgtcttgaacaaaaagTCAGATTTAGGAATTCCCGATTTTTTGACGATCCTAGCAATGAGTTGATACGAACTGGGGTAATTCCATAATTTGGCTAGCAGCTTCACTAGAACATATTCGGTTTTGTTCAACACAAAGTAGTCTACTCTGAAGGGAaacgacgaggagaagtCCTTCTCCTGAGGCGGCGTGAAAGCCACTGGAATCTTGGATCGAGAAAATCCATGCTCATTTGTTGCGCCCCTGGCACGAACCACACTGACTGAAGCCATGATGTTTATGGTCTGTTGAGCGTCAAGATTATAGCCAGCCCGGCTTTATCACGTGCATAAGATCACATGAAACCTACTCACGTCGGCTCTAGTAAATGGGCCTTCATTCACTTCAAAAACTAAAAGTAATAATAAAAAGTGTCAGTCTTTACTAAGATGCTAATCAAGTCTTTATGAGATATCTCATAGACGTGGTGTGGAGAAGACAAAGTTCCCGTAGGTTTATTGACTAGAAGAGGATCCCGTTGCAGCCATCCCCACAGCTGACCAACAAGACTAGCACTAGTATTACATACATGTATGAGTGTCATCAATCGAAtcaaaaagtcaagaaTATCATAGAGCCTTATTGTGCGAACATTTCCGAGGATAGATAAGATAGTCCTCCCAGTCGAGCATAAATCTAATAAAGACATTAAGACAATGTAGGGTAGAATAATAACAAACGAGGAATCTTGTAGATTTGAACTAGTCTTGATTAGAGGGTCATGAAAGCGCTACAAATGGTAATTGCCAAACGTTACACTCTTTTTGGTCTGAGTGAAACCACATTCCTCTGTGAACATCTCACAAGTACTAGTCAAAGTTCACAAAGTCACCGAAATGATGCAGATTGCTCTAGAATCGTGATATCTGAACCTTCGCACTCGCAAAGACACCCATCTCCGAGTCTACGACTTTCTGCTCCTCACTAATCAACTTGTCTCGTGCAACCCACAAGCTATCTCCTAAAGGACcctttcgcagccaattaCGTGCATACTCGGATACAGCCATGGGAGACGCCGAAGATAAATGGTCATagaaaagtcaaaaaaTCGTATTGAAAATAGCCTTGGAAAGTAAAGTAGTTATATCAAGAAATCCGATGATCTCATCCGGGAAGGGTTCTCCTCTGTTTTCGatttttcctctttctttccaaggCGTTTTCCGCGACCTCGGTTGTTGCATCCAGATACCCCACAGAAGTAGCACATGAAGGTGCGATATATAAACCCACAGTGGAGCCTCACCACAAATTCCGgactgcttcttttttttttttgtttccaaGTCCACCCCCTaaatcttcaccaaacATGTCCGACGACGAGTACACTGATATCCTTTACGAGGTGAGAGACAGAATCACtaccatcaccatcaacttggactccaagttgaacgCCTTGAACGGGCCCCAGTACCTTCAGCTCGCCAAGTTCATCGACCAGGCTgacaaggaggaggacACCGTGGTGACGATTCTCCAGGCAAAGGGTCGTTACTTCTCGGCAGGTGCAAATGTAAGAGACATTTCCGTGGCGAACGCGGACCCCTCAGAGATCTTCTCCCATGAGTTCTGGCTCAAAAATTTCACCGGCAGAAACGTCTACTTGACCGACTTGTTGCATAACCACTCCAAGGTGTTGGTTTGTGCGCTCAACGGACCTGTCATTGGCTTGTCGGCTGCCATTGTTGCCTTGTGTGACTTGGTGTACGTGAACGATGAGAACACCGCCTACATGTTGACTcccttctccaacttggGGTTGGTCGCCGAAGGAGCCACCTCCGCCACGCTTTTCTTGAGATTGGGCTGGTCCAAGTCTGCTGAGGCGTTGTTGTTTGCCAAGCCCATCCCAGGTTCCGAGCTCAACAGGTTGGGTTTTTTCAACGGCACTTTCACCGGTAAAGGCTTGACCACCGACCAGTTCAACGAGGAGGTGCACAAGTTGGTCTTGTCCAAGTTCGAAGGCTTGTACGAACCCTCGATCTTTGCCAACAAGGCGTTGCTCAGACACAACCGTGACCAGCTTATCAACAGCGCCAACGCCAGAGAGTCCAtcattggcttcaacaGATGGATCGAGGGCATTCCTCAGCAAAGATTTGTGCAGATCGCcaacaaggagatcaagcaCAAGCTCTAAGTATTTAAATTTATTTATCTAGACATTTGGTGTATACTGTCTTAATGTAAGGTAGAAAGTATCAAGTATCAAGCACTGCGCGAACGTTTCATCCTCAACTACTACTCATGCTATGTCCTTCAACCTTCCGTGCCCGAGCCTTGTAGGGCTTATTCTTGTTGCCTCGACCCACAATGGCCCGCATTTCTCCTTCAGCTATCCTCCTGAATTGTCCAACGAGGATCTCTTTCGCACAAAGTCTGTTTCTGAAGATCAGCTCAACGATGAAGACTACATTCAAGACGACCAGTCAGAGGACAGTCTAGATGAGATTGCCTTAGACGGTATCCATCCAAACTCCTATTTGGTGACTAAAAAAGATATCTTGACGGTCCTTGATAAACAGGAGAGACTCAAGAAAGACTCTGGTGCTGATGCAAACTCCTTCTCCAGCGCTTTCAACTGCACTGGAAGAGCCTCTTTACGGCAAGTAACATCCAATTCGAGCAAAGGGTCTTCAGCAAAAGTTTCTGAAGACTCAAACAAGGTATTGGGGTTCGAGCGGGAGTATCTCAGTGAGATGCTCTGCCCTCCTCGTCTGATGTGCAATAGCCGTTTTGAGGTGATGATTGAAAATCGGGTGTTTTTGGGGCTTCCAATTCACATCGACGCTAACGGTTGTTGGAGACCGGGAAAGCAGCCGAAAAGTCGAAACAAGCCTGCTGACGAAACCAACGACAATGGGGATGAAAGCCTGTCCACAAATGCAATGTCGATGTTTCATTTGGTTTTTGTTCTCAATCCCCCAAAAATTGAACGAAACTATAGAATTGATGAGATGTTTTACTACGTCACTTCAAAGTTGTCTCTTGTGCTACGGTACGAGCAGCTGAAGCGAGACTACGTGTGGAATCAGATTCGGCTCATCCTGAAGTCCAGAGAAGAGTGGAGATCACAGGCTTCCCTTCAAAACACCCTTCTTTCTGACTACCTCATATCAAAGCTGTCTCTTTGCAAGCTCATGGCTGATTGCTACGAGTCAATTTCGACGAGCAAGATCGCCACCCTTACCATAAACAACAAACGCAAATCATTTCAAATACCAACTAAAATGGAATTCTCGTCATTGCCCGACTCCACGGTTCCATATATACCGGGATCATACCTATCTTCCACTGCAAATATGCTCTCATCTACAGGATTAGTTAATTTGGGCGAAACTACTAGGTACCACGACAAGGGCCTCATGAACTTACTTTTGGATGGAAGGCTCAATTCAGGCAATTAT contains:
- the ECI1 gene encoding dodecenoyl-CoA isomerase encodes the protein MSDDEYTDILYEVRDRITTITINLDSKLNALNGPQYLQLAKFIDQADKEEDTVVTILQAKGRYFSAGANVRDISVANADPSEIFSHEFWLKNFTGRNVYLTDLLHNHSKVLVCALNGPVIGLSAAIVALCDLVYVNDENTAYMLTPFSNLGLVAEGATSATLFLRLGWSKSAEALLFAKPIPGSELNRLGFFNGTFTGKGLTTDQFNEEVHKLVLSKFEGLYEPSIFANKALLRHNRDQLINSANARESIIGFNRWIEGIPQQRFVQIANKEIKHKL